The window AGTTAATAATTACTTGTAAGAAGTTACCATATTTAATAATTATGGCTTGTGGATTGATATCACCATTCGGTAAAAAATGTGGTTGATTATTAATATCTAAATATCAAACAAGTTCACTTAAACTTTTACCAGCTGCTGCTCCAATTAAGGGCATAATGATGTCATTTACTAAACTTGTAACAATTGCTGTAAAAGCTGTACCTATAATTAATGCAACTGCAAGGTCAATTAAATTACCTCTTGATGAAACTAATTTTTTAAATTCTTTTCAAGATTGACCTTTTAAAGGGTTTTTAATTTTCATTTTCTTTGATTCTTTTTTCATACTTAATTTCCTTAAAATAACATTAAAATATTAAGACCTATTTTTTTATTTTTAAAAAAATTAAATAAAAAGTATGAAAAAGAGAGAAAATAAATACAATCAATTTTAATATTGAATTTGGATGAAACAAAATGACTAAATTATCTTTAAAAACATTTTTTAAGAAAAATAGCAAAATAATTACTATAAGCTCTTTGGCCACACTTGGAGTAACTGGTGTGATTCTTTCTGGGTTTGAAGGTTCTCATTATATGAATTATAGTAAAGTAAATAAAACTGTTGAATATGCTAATAAAGCATATGAAGAGTTAGATTCTTATTGTAATGAGAATGGTTTACAAAATCCAAACTCTAGATTATCTTTATCAAGTTTAATAACTGATTTTAATAATAATGGTCGTGATTCTTATGTTTCTTCTTACAACACTACTTTAACAACATTTAAAACTTCTGGTGATAATTTATTACAAAATAGTCAGGACACTTTAAATACATTTAATACATATATAGATGTATCAATATCAGAATTAAATTCTACTGATAATTTTACTCCTAGAGTTGTAGGGTTTACATTTGGATTAATGTTCTTGATATTGTCTATAGGATCTTTTGGAATTTTACATTTTGCAAGAAGAGCAGAAAGAAAAAGGGAAATTATAAAAAATAGACAAGATAAAGAAAATTGAAAGAAATCTATCAAGTAGATTTATTTATATTAGTAAAGTGCATATAACTTAGGTTGGTATTTATGGATTGAAAAAACAAAAATAATAACAATAGTAATAAAGAAAATAACTTTGAAAAAGAAATAGATGAATTAAAAGAAAAAATAGGGTCTTTAGAACAGCTTGCTGCAAATTTTACAGGAGTCTTTAAAAAAGAAATTAGTAAATTGAAATCAAGTGTAAAAGAGACTTTAGGCTTTCAAGAACTGATTGAATTTAATGCTGATGTTATCTATAAACTTTGTCAGGGTGAATTTGATATAAATGAAAAACTTAATGAATGAATTAAAAAAACAGAAATAGCCTTTAATGCTTTATTTAAAAAGATAGAAGGAATTGAAAAGTTTTTAAGTGAAACAAGAAATTACCAGTCAAAAGAAAATAGAGGAATGCCTTTAGAGAAAAATTCTTTTAATTTAACAAATAGTTCAAATGACAATGAAAAAGAAAATTTAAATAATAAGATTAAAGATTTGATATCTCATGAAAAACAATCTTATAAATCTATTACTGAGATAAATAAAAGAATTTTAAAACTTTCTGAGAATGAAAATAAACTAGCTGAAACATTATTTGTGATGTCTCAAAAATTAAATACAATAACAAAAAAAGTTGATGATATTGAAACAGATATAAATTCACCACCAGAGATGGGATTATCTATAGAACAATTTATGAGGATTAGATCTTTTATAAATGAAAGAAGAAATTACTTAATTGTTGATATTAAAAAATCTTTAAAAAGTGATGATTATGAATTAATTGTTGATTATATAAACTTTTCAGTTGAATCAAAAAATATTTATTTCTATTTCAATTTGTCTGATGAAGCAGAAAGTAAAAAAGAATGTTCTAAATTTTTTGAAACATACTTAAATGAAATAAAAGAAGATAAAAGCATTGAATTAATGTATAAATAGAACAAATTCTATTTATACATTAATTTTTTAAATTTTCTGAATTCTACTATGTAGGTATATTACTTTGGTATTTATTAAAGTTTTAATTTATAATATTTTTATGTTTTTAAAAAGTAAATAGGTTAACATGTCAGCTTTAGAAATAATTTTTTATGTATTAGCAATTGTTTCATTTGTAATTGCTGTGTTATTATCAGGACATGGAAATACTGGTGGTATTACACCAATGTCTGGTAATGATATAGAGTTGTTTAAAAAAACAAAGGATAGAGGTATTGTAAAGATAATGCAGTTTGTTCTATTTGTACTAATATTAGTACTTATAGTAATTGGACTTGTTATTCACTTTACTACTTAATTTTTTATTATGTATAAAAGAGAAATTAATACACTAAGTCCTTTAGAGTCAAAAATTTTAAATATTTTAAAAGATCAAAATGGAAAACCTATTCCTATCAATATATTATTTAAAAAGCTAAACTATGGAAACAGAAGTGCAGTCTATTCTGCAATTGATTATTTAACTGATAATTTTTTCATTGAAAAATTAAATAATGGAAAATTAATTTTAGGTTATACAAATGGGAAGATATTAGATGGTCAAACCTTTGTAGGTACTATAATTATCAATGGTAAAGCTGATGCCTTTTTCAAAATAAAAGATGAAAAAGAATCATTTGCTTATATTAATAAAAAGAATCTGAATTCTGCTTTAAATAATGACACAGTAGAAATTTGTTTAATGGATAAAAATACTTATCCTGATCTTCAAGATGCTGTTGTTACAAAAATAATTGAAAGAGACAGGGATTTTTTTACTGGAACATATTATCTTAAGCCTACTAGAAATAAATTTAAAAAAGGAATTGAACT is drawn from Malacoplasma penetrans HF-2 and contains these coding sequences:
- the mscL gene encoding large conductance mechanosensitive channel protein MscL, whose amino-acid sequence is MKKESKKMKIKNPLKGQSWKEFKKLVSSRGNLIDLAVALIIGTAFTAIVTSLVNDIIMPLIGAAAGKSLSELVWYLDINNQPHFLPNGDINPQAIIIKYGNFLQVIINFFIIALTMFSVVKAYLSIRKSYKNKFYGFTYEEYFAFIKEGKKRKEIKLLAIERDLKLKEKEEKEKAEKEKNSVESILKDIRTIMEENAKLLKENNDISRKTTKTLR
- the secG gene encoding preprotein translocase subunit SecG, whose protein sequence is MSALEIIFYVLAIVSFVIAVLLSGHGNTGGITPMSGNDIELFKKTKDRGIVKIMQFVLFVLILVLIVIGLVIHFTT